In the genome of Schistocerca piceifrons isolate TAMUIC-IGC-003096 chromosome X, iqSchPice1.1, whole genome shotgun sequence, one region contains:
- the LOC124722960 gene encoding cell wall protein IFF6-like: protein MKTRSSSRGRGESCSVKRTNESRGCASDISQSAQHDNTNSNRSFIELTKNSRKRRHSDVTCSSKKAATNYHEELEHASKQDQLTNVLNKTVSVVLEPFDMEKNMQAKVANRNKKKCIRDVKITTKSSNGCSTENQENSTTGSMDSRSSERCLQKSTHHDGKELHNSDQKNVASLSLSHDDDQGLLESSTHQSRRQLWDASHKMSSEFRRERRKIYKKPVCICCVGKDNNSGNEIRVPCDGLKAKHNKHMEKSIRNSDVNRAASSTQKRKTVVGASHSKVKDADYQYGGRPLTTEHSSTSSETITTLKMMSEVFKDGQSSRNREIINSHSSRRSVTPTSCSVATAPLQMRDSADSQPAHALTDLEMHPYLRRRSASAPPQLQLGDTFRKTVDEFAHLLQDVAAHLQKCANRVGDTLSDQSFEHMVASVSHSVSSCTCHSPIGCLLYSIHIMNALKSRLSAELNVISLSNGDAVQPAAAGTQSNGNLMGRFHLEASIKERNNTEASIGGSISESAPQCDATTLTTKSRNIVSTAETCISTSHSTSLTEETNDTPSPVGSTDNAYIEASIGETAQLEANTKESTSTITCITEGSVSKSASEYGATSSSVEPIIMVSAAGTFTSTSSSPTGGPKEILDLHGVDTVVSDQNNGNGRVDDRTGCASSKSNLMCGSAEREQDGEQNTFDSVSLSMEEIEIKEEVETSESDSESELSEKQYSQNEAESDAGSCGPEGDETDRDENMVEVECNIVEASDLSNHTGNESHMKDLRMEAQHEYDNNSTENDVAEGATSNGANTAPAVNRGDDTDAVNNTGYSVSGDDDGDVDYGGNRNEDNVEDTIDERYGGHINQDNVGDTTAERVVAQGNDDGIEDTDTEVIGGHSAEGSVQDTSASKCGDGHGTEDGTGDANAAGDDGNGKEDNVGDANEPELIDGAQYNNRWEFVEQPYGGGYAGPYYEELYDPDVVAVHALVSTVRHWDGLPEGYFSKQIEIRVFGGGVWQVYQIPNHR from the coding sequence ATGAAAACCAGATCTAGTAGCAGAGGCAGAGGGGAAAGCTGTTCAGTCAAGAGGACGAATGAATCAAGAGGATGTGCATCAGACATCAGTCAAAGTGCACAGCATGATAATACAAATTCTAACAGAAGTTTTATAGAATTGACCAAAAACAGCAGGAAAAGAAGGCATTCTGATGTTACATGTAGCAGTAAGAAGGCAGCGACTAACTACCACGAAGAATTGGAACATGCCAGTAAGCAGGACCAGCTTACAAATGTTCTAAATAAAACAGTGTCAGTGGTGCTAGAGCCATTTGATATGGAGAAGAATATGCAGGCTAAAGTTGCAAATCGCAATAAAAAGAAATGCATCAGAGATGTCAAAATAACTACTAAGAGTTCAAATGGTTGCAGCACAGAAAATCAAGAGAACTCGACAACAGGAAGCATGGACTCTCGAAGCAGTGAAAGATGTTTGCAGAAATCTACTCATCATGATGGCAAAGAACTACATAATAGTGATCAGAAGAATGTAGCATCCCTCAGCTTGAGTCATGATGATGACCAGGGGTTGTTGGAGAGTTCGACCCATCAGAGCAGAAGACAGTTGTGGGATGCTTCCCACAAAATGAGTTCAGAATTTCGTCGAGAACGCCGTAAAATATATAAGAAGCCAGTTTGTATATGTTGTGTAGGAAAAGATAACAACAGTGGAAATGAAATAAGAGTTCCATGTGATGGCTTGAAGGCAAAACATAACAAACATATGGAGAAGAGCATCAGAAATAGTGATGTAAATAGAGCAGCCAGTAGTACCcaaaaaagaaaaactgttgtGGGTGCTTCTCACAGCAAAGTGAAAGATGCTGATTATCAGTATGGAGGCAGACCACTAACTACAGAGCACAGCAGTACAAGCTCTGAAACTATCACAACGCTCAAGATGATGAGTGAAGTATTTAAAGATGGCCAGTCATCCAGAAACAGAGAGATTATTAACAGCCACAGTAGTAGGAGGTCAGTCACACCAACTTCATGTTCTGTAGCCACAGCACCTTTGCAGATGAGAGACAGTGCAGATTCACAACCTGCACATGCACTTACAGATTTAGAAATGCACCCATACTTGCGTCGACGGTCAGCATCAGCGCCTCCTCAGTTACAGTTGGGTGACACTTTTCGAAAAACTGTTGATGAGTTTGCGCATTTACTTCAGGATGTGGCAGCACATCTGCAGAAATGTGCTAATAGAGTTGGTGATACATTAAGTGACCAAAGTTTTGAGCATATGGTAGCTAGCGTTTCTCACTCGGTGTCCAGCTGCACATGCCATTCACCTATCGGATGTTTACTATATAGCATTCATATTATGAATGCATTAAAAAGTAGACTGTCTGCAGAATTAAATGTGATTTCACTATCCAATGGTGATGCAGTACAGCCAGCAGCAGCAGGCACGCAATCAAATGGGAATTTAATGGGAAGATTCCATCTAGAAGCAAGCATCAAAGAGAGGAACAATACAGAAGCCAGTATAGGAGGTAGTATATCTGAGTCTGCACCTCAGTGTGATGCCACAACATTAACAACGAAATCCAGAAATATAGTGTCAACTGCTGAGACCTGCATAAGCACATCACACAGCACTTCTCTCACTGAAGAGACAAACGACACACCATCACCAGTAGGTAGCACTGATAATGCTTATATTGAAGCAAGTATCGGAGAAACAGCCCAACTGGAAGCAAACACAAAAGAGAGTACCAGCACAATAACATGTATAACAGAAGGCAGTGTCTCAAAGTCAGCATCAGAATATGGTGCAACGTCATCATCAGTTGAGCCCATAATCATGGTGTCAGCTGCTGGGACATTTACTAGTACTAGTTCTTCACCCACTGGAGGCCCAAAAGAAATCCTGGACCTACATGGAGTGGATACTGTAGTTTCTGATCAGAATAATGGAAATGGCAGAGTGGATGATAGAACAGGGTGTGCCAGCTCCAAGAGTAATTTAATGTGTGGGAGTGCAGAACGAGAACAAGATGGTGAACAGAATACTTTTGACTCCGTATCTCTCTCTATGGAAGAGATTGAAATAAAGGAAGAAGTTGAAACTTCAGAAAGTGACAGTGAATCAGAGTTGTCTGAAAAACAGTACTCACAAAATGAGGCAGAATCTGATGCAGGTAGTTGTGGTCCTGAAGGGGATGAGACAGACAGAGATGAAAATATGGTTGAGGTTGAGTGTAACATTGTCGAGGCCTCAGATCTAAGTAACCACACCGGAAATGAATCACATATGAAAGATCTGAGAATGGAGGCACAGCATGAATATGACAATAACAGCACAGAAAATGATGTTGCTGAGGGTGCTACTAGTAATGGAGCGAATACTGCTCCTGCTGTCAACAGGGGAGATGATACTGATGCAGTCAACAATACTGGATACAGTGTAAGTggggatgatgatggtgatgtggaTTATGGTGGCAACAGAAATGAAGATAATGTTGAGGACACAATTGATGAACGGTATGGTGGCCACATTAATCAAGATAATGTTGGGGACACTACTGCTGAACGAGTTGTTGCTCAAGGTAATGATGATGGTATTGAGGACACTGACACTGAAGTCATTGGTGGCCACAGTGCTGAAGGCAGTGTTCAGGACACCAGTGCTAGTAAGTGCGGTGATGGCCATGGTACTGAAGATGGTACTGGGGATGCCAATGCTGCCGGGGATGATGGCAACGGAAAAGAAGACAATGTTGGAGATGCCAATGAACCTGAGTTAATTGATGGCGCTCAGTATAATAATCGTTGGGAATTTGTTGAACAGCCTTATGGTGGTGGTTATGCAGGGCCTTACTATGAAGAACTGTATGACCCTGATGTTGTGGCTGTCCATGCTTTGGTAAGCACTGTGCGACATTGGGATGGTTTGCCAGAAGGCTATTTTTCTAAGCAGATTGAAATTAGAGTATTTGGCGGAGGCGTCTGGCAAGTTTATCAGATACCTAATCATCGTTAA